The genomic stretch taaatgcCAAATTAAAATACCACATAAACTAATATGATTCCTCCTTaaatagaaattttaaaaaaaaaatcaaacaccatTTAGACCTTGACCTTTTTAAACTACTATTCTACCTTAAAATAAATGCCACcataaactgttttgaaatacCACTCTGGCCGAAATAAAACCCTAAAATACCACcttaaaaatccccaaatgtaaatgcaatttcaaaaatccaaataccacctttaaaattaaaaaggttttttaaaaaatggtgctAAAACCAACTTAAATTCatccttaaaaaacacaaattccaCCTTTAAAATTCCTAAACCTCTTCAAATATAAAttccacttcaaaaatccaaataCTACCTTAAAAATCTGATTCTACCTTAAATATAAatactacattaaaaaaataaaataaaaataaaaataaaccaccACTTAAATATGACCTTAAAAATCCTTCCTCCGCCGTGACACCACTGTAACAGTTTTAACCACATTACACCTTAAAACCACCTCAGAAATCAATTCCAccttaaacctttaaacccccTTTAGGTTGCCGTTTAAGGTggaatgtgtaaataaatgtgcgtgtgcgtgtgcgtgtgcgtgtgcgtgtgcgtgcgcgtgcgtgcagTGGTCACCCTCTCGGATGGCGGTGAACGGGACGCCCTCCTCCGTCTTGGTCCGGATCACCTTCAGCGCCACCAGCTGCCCGTTGATCCTCAACGACAGACGCTGACAGTCAGTGACACAGAACGCAGCCACCGTCTCACCTCACCGTACTCTGACTCACTGACCTGCTGATGCCTTTGTAGACCGACGCGTACGCTCCCTCGCCGAGTTTCTCCAGACTCAGGTACGAGTGGGACGCTCCGAACCGAAGACCCGGTTTCTGCTCAGAGGACACACGAGACAcggcaggtcaaaggtcaaatgttCAAGAGAGACAAAACGAGACGGGGAGAAAACGAGGGACGGAGAGGACATGTGGTGGACAGGGGAGAGGGGGATGTGGTGGGACAGGGTCTGACAGGAGGACATGTGGTGGGACAGGGAGTGAGGGGGACATGTGGTGGACAGACAGGGTCAAGTGACAGGGGGACATGGGGACAGGTCTGTTTCTGACCCAGGTGAAGTGGTCCTCGCAGTTGTTCCCTCCAAGCGGGTCACTGTTGCTGCGTCCTCGCCGGACTCTGAACCGTCGGACCTGCAGGGTGTGGAACCAGTGAGGCTGGGACCCCGAGGGGGACGAGCTGGACCGGTCCGGATCCAGctaggacacagagacagagaccaTATAGACGGGACTGCCTTTAAACGGTAATAAACcacctttaaaaacttttaaaaagacaacaaggTATGTTATTCAAACTGGAGTAAAGTTACTCAGACAGGAGTACTGTTACTCAAAGGGGGGAGTATTGTTAACCCAACGAGAGTAATGTTTCTAAAAGACAACTACTGTTATGTACTCCTGTTACTTTAACAGGAGTACTGTTACTCAAAGGGGAGTACTGTTACTTTAACAGGAGTGATGGTACTCAGATAGGAGTAATGTTCCTTAAACGGGAGTACTGTTACTCACACAGGAGTACTGTTACTCAGACAGGAGTACTGTTACTCAGACAGGAGTACTGTTACTCAGACAGGCATACTGTTACTCTAACAGGAGTACTGTTACTCAGACAGGCATACTGTTACTCACACAGGAGTACTGTTACTCAGACAGGCATACTGTTACTCTAACAGGAGTACTGTTACTCAGACAGGCATACTGTTACTCACACAGGAGTACTGTTACTCAGACAGGAGTACTGTTACTCAGACAGGCATACTGTTACTCTAACAGGAGTACTGTTACTCAGACAGGCGTACTGTTACTCTGACAGGAGTACTGTTACTCAGACAGGAGTACTTTTACTCTGACAGGAGTACTGTTACTCTGACAGGAGTAATGTTGTGAGTACCTCAGCCGGCGGAAGGGAAGTTGAACTCCTGCTCTTTCTCAAGTTGAGCTCTTCcatcttcacctcctcctcctcctcctcctcctcctcctcctgctcttcttCATCCCgtcttcctttctctcctcagcctcctcttcctccccacAGCAGCACCTCCTCACCCACCACCCGGCCTCCATTACCCACCGAGACAAGTCCTCCATCTTTTCTCCGTCTTTactcctctccacctctcctcctcctcctcctcctcctcctcctctcctcctccctccgtcTCATATGACTCACATGGTTGAGGACGAGCAAACAGGGTCCCATgaccgtctctgtctctcagtccaGAACAACAGGGTCCATTCAGCGCACTGAGTGTGTGCTGTCCCCCGGTGGACAGCGTCAGGGACCGCTGGAACAATAACTCAGTTACTCTGCTAAAATATTCGGATCTTAAAATCAGCagtgttgttcattttttattttattttttaatgttggtgTAACTGTAGTAATTCATCTCTCtctaatatatttattaaaattttccatcttgtgtattttgtttgattttgttcacattattaaaactgttaaataacatttatactttactgtatttttacattgttttaggCTCCTCGtcgtttttatttcacagaattattttattttttttttttttagatttttttttgtttagtaatTCAAGCCAATAAATCATTACTTTGGCTTTATACAGTTGTTTAAATTTATCATAATGCATTTGATCCTTTCTGGTTTTTGTATTCTTGTTCTTGTGATATTTCTTATAATTATTAGAAACACGGTCcatttgtaaatttattttatttttatatttcttgtaGTTGTGTTgatctttatttaaattttaatcagaacatttttttgtgttataccAATAGTTCAAATATTTTCcgttaaaaatattacatttgaaattgttttatcttacaatttctttttttatctaattttttataatgattataaatgttgatcaacattttgaaattgtttttcttgcttttagttcaatatttgtttcaaactattattttattatataattattttatattcttaatattttttaaattaatcaatataGGTATtgttcagcatttttaaattaaaatgttacttttatttatgtatgtaatatttaaaccataaaatatttttgagtattttactgtattgtgactttttgtttttgtatatttaaaatgattaaatttgaaatatttttattttgttgatccAAGATATTTGTAtcagtgacagagaaaaaagcCGCGAAACGAACAGTATTTGacattaaatatgaaatgactgaaaacatttaaaaaaacatgagaaatattaaaaatctgataaaaaaaaaggacaacggGAAATAGGACATTTTAATTCTGTTCAGATATTCACACAACACGACGCCACAAACATAAGTTAATATTCTCATATGACACATATTTACAATCTAAGCTGAATATTTTCTCCCAGCAGCACCTGCTGCTGAAGTATGTGCAGCGCCGAAAAACAGCGACAGGTTTCTGCTGGACACGAGTCTGAGGACCAGCCGAAAccacagaagaggaggaggaggaggaggaggagaggaggagaaggagaaggtaAAATGTTGTGTCTGTAAAGTGGCTTTAAAGGAGCAGTCTGCGGTTTTCCAcatgaagaagaagacgaagacgAAGGGGGTCAGGACTGGACCAGCTCCAGTTTGCTCTCTGAAGATGTCGGAGCTTCAACGATCTCTCCGGACACAAACAACtcctgaaacaaacaaacaaacaaacaaacaaacaaacaaacaaacatcagtgaAGACTTCCTGTCAGGGCTCTTATTCTGACAGGAGGCGGCGTTTACTCACCTGGTCGTAGACGACTTTAACGATGAGCGAGCAGCTGGGACAGGTGGCCACCTCCTCGCCGTTCTCCAGGTCCtcctgtaaacaacaacaacaacaaacaacaaacaacattgttaacattgttgttgttggtgatttttttgtttgtttgttttctttaaaaactgatttttttaaatagttgaagtgatttttaaaactgttttttacatttttctggcgatttttaaaaaaaaaaattttgtggcaatttatttatttttaattgaatttttattgGTATCAAATAAGTGACAATCCTTGAAGACCTTAAAATCAACATCAAGCTTTTTCGCAGCTCAGTGAttattgaaaacattaaaaatcatctttcatgtctgaaaatacgacagtgaaaaaaacacttaaatgatGTGACTTTTAAGAGTTTGGTGTGATCTTTGATGCGCCGCAAACCGCATTAATTGAGGTTCTTAATGAATTACTAAAAATCACTAAATGTCGGTTTATTTTGAGGAAACGCTGGTAGTTTTTGATAAGAAAAATCGAACcaaagtcctttaaaaaaactgagattttaCAAGCCCTCTCCCGGCGCTTTCTGAACACTTTCCTCGTAAACATGACTTAGTAACTTtgagttaaaaacacaaatgttcacCAAATCCGTGCCGAGTTCACGATAAATTAACGAGTGTTGCCCAACAGTtattaaaaatcttaatttctaCGTAAAAGGCTGAATAACGCGGGAAAACCTTTTAAAGGGAGCGGATTTTAAACGCAGTTTGGTGCGCTCGCTGTCAGCACGTACTTTCGTTATGGCGAACTTGTCTCCGCAGGGACACGGGAAATAATACGTCTCCGTGTCTTCGTCATACTCGAAGTCCTCGATCTCGATCTCGTCGTGAAACACCGACATTTTgcgcaaaaaacaacaagacgCGATGCTAGGCTAGCTGCTAGCGCCACATCTGATCTGTGAGCGCGTGTGAAGCGGCGCGAGGTGATGACGCAGGTGTGCGAGGCGCGTGACGCAACATTTCAAACGCTGAAACGACGGACAGTTTTCTGGTTTCGCGCGCAGTTTTTCGGGTTAAAAATCGACGTTTTTCGACTAAAGAGACACGGAGGAGTTAAAAATATGACGAAGACACGGAGACGGTCTGTCCTGCTGTCCCGCAGAGTCCACTGTCCCGGCGATAACCGCagtctgtctccgtctgtccgCAAAACCTCGATGAGAAAAAGctaatttttaggatttctttGTGCTAGCTGCTGATTTATCAAGACTGCTGCTGAAATAAcaaactgtgacctttgacctaaaGTTCGGCCGCTTCATTGGgcagaaaaaatagaattaaagtcagaaaatgagagaaacaaagtgtgttttaacgtgtgtttgtgttgcagctcCGCCGGTGTCCAGCAGAGGGCGCCAGGACACCTGCAGCTCACAGGTGAATCTCACCTTTTCATACTCtctattaaattattattattatttttttataattattatcatctaTGACGATAATGatcaaaacagtattttacaaggttgatttatttgtcatttttttaaaactaaaaattgaaattaaatgaaattaaaatttgtccctaAATTCTGCAACATATTTTGGAGTCaaaggagattttttaaaaaaatattattgtaattatttatatatttatcactttgaaaataataaaacacaatgtggtTCAAATTAACTGTGTTTaagcaacataaataaaaattaaagggattaaatatttaaaataatgcatcaaaataacctttaaaataCTTTCATTAATGGgttttagtatttaaaaaaagacagaaaattaaaatattatcttATTACCACTAAAAACTCTGTTTatgcaacataaataaatgataatggCACTTATTGctttaaataatacattaaaatataaataaaaaaggaataaaatcaAAGTGGTCTGTAATTTAGATAAATAcactttaaatgattaaattaaaaagattttaaaaaaggaatcaGTATTTACGaaagtaaatatgaaatatttcataataattttaaataaaaatgagaaattgagagaaaaaagtgtgtttatgtgtgtgtgtgtgtgtgtgtgtgtgtgtgtgtgtgtgtgtgtggttcctGCTGATGTCCACCAGAGGACGCCGTCACACCTGAAACCATCAGCTGACAGGTGAGTCTCCCaaaaaatcagcttttcatGAATCTAGTTctgcagaaacatgaaaacacgCCGAGCTGGCGACTCAAACTGTGACGGTCTTTATTGGAAagttttaaactgatttttttttcatcatttttaaacagaaaaacctaaaaagtaaaaaatacttgtttgtctttaaaaaattgtttgcaaaaatactgagtgaaaagtgaaaacttCACTGAAACTGgcaaattttgttttcagtccGAATCTtgaagttttcaaaaatatgatttttcaaaaacatataatttaaacgaattgaaaaaaaatgctagctTAGTTTTGTTGAagttctttttaaatgtttaaagtctttaaaagtcgTTTTCATCACCTGAAATAGTTTCAATAAGTCAGAGTCAAACAAACCTGCACAACTTCAACTGAACCAGAAACCACAAATTATGTGGTTTTTCTTTCATAACATGTAAATaacaatttccaggcctggaaaagctttagaaaagtcctggaaaacctgtaaaataaaacatgatgtatTCAAGGACGGAAATTCAAAAAGCTAAacaataatttgtgttttgaaaaaaaaaagtcaaaatctcaaatattttaaagaaaaacaaaaaaatgttttctttgaaaatttccaaaatgttttcaaaaacgaGTAAATTTCCTCGAAAAAACCCGAAGCTGAGAATGTTTTTGGCCGAAACTGTCTGAACTCTGTTCCAGTTTAAATGTTGGAACTTTTCCGATTTCGtctcaattaatcaataaatcaataatcgGCGGCCGCAGACGCTCGACTGTAAACACAGTTGTTGTGTGAAATGTGCGTCTGGTCGCCATGGAAAccctcttttttcctgttttctttgaaCAAAGCAGACGGCGTGTAAAAGTGGCGGGGGGGGCTCCCTGCGGGGGGGCGGATGGGCGGGGGGCCATGTCATTAACTTCAAACAAAGACTTGCTCGCTGATAACGTCCTGAGCGCGTTTGAACGACATCCTGTGTGCAGGCGGCCTCGCAGCCCGCTCAATGATGCTGTTGTTTCCAGCTCCGGCCAATCACTTTCTCCGCCTCGccaaagggggggggggctcccTCTCAGAGAGCTGCTCTGTGAGGACTCGGAGCTGGCAGCCGGCGCAGGATGTCCCCCGGAGGAGCAGCGAGGAGCGCCCGCCTCCCGACGGCGAGGAGGTGAAGACGCGCAGAGCGGCCGCAGACTCGGCGCCGTCATGGACCCGGGCGCTCACGCTCTGGAGCTGTCGGGGGTGCTGGTGTGCGGCGCCGCCTGGCTGTGCTCGCTGGCCACCACGCTGATGTCCACCTGGCTGACGCTGTCCACCGACCTGCTGCCGACCGAGAGCTACGAGCTGGGCCTGTGGGAGACGTGCGTGGTGCAGGACCTCGGCACGATCGAGTGCCGCCCCTACGACGGCCTGCTGGGCCTGCCGCCCGACATCAAGCTGGCCCGCATCCTCATGTGCGTCACGCTGGCGGCGGGGCTGCTGGGGCTCCTGCTCGCCATCCCCGGCATGCGCACCGTCAACAGCTGCCACGACCGGCTGGACAAGAGGGCGCTGAAGATGGCGGCGGGGGCGCTGTGCCTGGCGGCGGGCGTCCTGGGGCTCGTCCCGGTCTCCTACATCGCCCACATGGCGGTGCTGCGGTTCTTCGACGAGACGGTGCCGGAGATGGTGCCGCGCTGGGAGTTCGGGGACGCTCTGTTCTGCGGCTGGACGGCCGGCGTGCTGCACCTGGCGGCGGGGACGCTGCTGCTGGCGTCCTGCTTGTGTCTGCAGAAGGACCGCTGCAACGCGCACGTCCACGTCCCCCTGGTGAGGGTGAGGACGCCGCCGGGAGGGCCCCACATCAGGACCAAAACCGAGTACGTCTGAGACCAGTCTGCTCC from Plectropomus leopardus isolate mb chromosome 24, YSFRI_Pleo_2.0, whole genome shotgun sequence encodes the following:
- the LOC121962809 gene encoding DPH3 homolog translates to MSVFHDEIEIEDFEYDEDTETYYFPCPCGDKFAITKEDLENGEEVATCPSCSLIVKVVYDQELFVSGEIVEAPTSSESKLELVQS
- the LOC121962909 gene encoding putative claudin-24, coding for MRETKCVLTCVCVAAPPVSSRGRQDTCSSQRTPSHLKPSADRRPRSPLNDAVVSSSGQSLSPPRQRGGGLPLRELLCEDSELAAGAGCPPEEQRGAPASRRRGGEDAQSGRRLGAVMDPGAHALELSGVLVCGAAWLCSLATTLMSTWLTLSTDLLPTESYELGLWETCVVQDLGTIECRPYDGLLGLPPDIKLARILMCVTLAAGLLGLLLAIPGMRTVNSCHDRLDKRALKMAAGALCLAAGVLGLVPVSYIAHMAVLRFFDETVPEMVPRWEFGDALFCGWTAGVLHLAAGTLLLASCLCLQKDRCNAHVHVPLVRVRTPPGGPHIRTKTEYV